One genomic region from Bos indicus isolate NIAB-ARS_2022 breed Sahiwal x Tharparkar chromosome 17, NIAB-ARS_B.indTharparkar_mat_pri_1.0, whole genome shotgun sequence encodes:
- the NOC4L gene encoding nucleolar complex protein 4 homolog: MEGDAGPGDARRALGHLVEAVLASRGEANAVFDILAVLQSEDQEEIQEAVHACSRLFGALLARGELFVGQLPSEEMVLTGSRGATRKYKIWMRHRYQSCCNRLGELLAHPSFQVKELALSTLMKFVQLEGEHPLEKPKWEGNYLFPHQLFMLVVGGLLSPEEDRSLLLSQFREYLEHDDIRYHTMQAASNTVARTTDGRPEVPLTFWNNAFMLLSSVSLPRQESTLSSFYVKHTELSDKWKVVHLKEHRKAFQQMWLHFLKHQLPLRVCKKVLVIMHDSILPHLAQPSLMIDFLTRAYDIGGAVSLLALNGLFILIHKHNLEYPDFYRKLYGLLDPSVFHVKYRARFFHLADLFLSSSHLPAYLVAAFTKRLARLALTAPPEALLMVLPFICNLLRRHPACRVLMHRPRGPELDADPYDPTEEDPAQSRALESSLWELQALQQHYHPEVSKAASAINQALSVPEVSIAPLLEVTAFEIFERDLKKKGPGSVPLEFIPARGLLGRREDLCAQHFTLS, from the exons ATGGAGGGGGACGCCGGCCCCGGGGACGCGCGGCGGGCGCTGGGCCACCTAGTGGAGGCGGTACTGGCCAGCCGCGGCGAGGCCAACGCCGTGTTCGACATCCTGGCCGTTCTGCAG TCTGAGGACCAGGAGGAGATCCAGGAAGCCGTGCACGCATGCAGCCGACTTTTCGGGGCCCTGCTGGCCCGAGGAGAACTGTTTGTGGGACAACTGCCCTCTGAGGAGATGGTCCTGACAG GGTCCCGGGGGGCCACTCGCAAATACAAGATTTGGATGCGGCACCGGTACCAGAGCTGCTGCAACCGCCTGGGGGAGCTGTTGGCTCACCCCTCCTTTCAGGTCAAG GAGCTGGCCCTCAGCACACTCATGAAGTTTGTGCAGCTGGAGGGTGAGCacccactggagaagcccaagtGGGAAGGCAACTATCTGTTCCCCCACCAGCTCTTCATG TTGGTGGTGGGAGGCCTGCTGTCTCCAGAGGAGGACCGCTCCCTGCTCCTCTCCCAGTTCCGGGAGTATCTGGAACACGATGACATCCGCTACCATACGATGCAGGCCGCCTCCAACACCGTGGCCCGGACCACCGATGGGCGCCCTGAG GTGCCCCTCACTTTCTGGAACAATGCCTTCATGCTGCTGTCCTCTGTGAGCCTGCCCCGCCAGGAGAGCACCCTCTCCAGCTTCTATGTGAAGCACACAG AGCTGTCAGACAAGTGGAAGGTCGTTCATCTGAAG GAGCACAGGAAGGCCTTCCAGCAGATGTGGCTCCACTTCCTCAAGCACCAG CTGCCTCTCCGCGTCTGCAAGAAGGTGCTAGTAATCATGCACGACTCCATCCTGCCCCACCTGGCGCAGCCCAGCCTCATGATCGACTTCCTCACCCGCGCCTATGACATCG GTGGAGCCGTCAGCCTGCTGGCCTTGAATGGACTTTTCATCTTGATTCATAAACACAACCT GGAGTACCCTGACTTCTACCGGAAGCTGTATGGCCTTCTCGATCCATCCGTCTTCCACGTGAAGTACCGGGCCCGCTTCTTTCACTTGGCTGACCTCTTCCTGTCGTCCTC GCACCTGCCTGCCTACCTGGTGGCTGCCTTCACCAAGCGTCTGGCGCGCCTGGCCCTGACAGCACCCCCCGAGGCCCTGCTCATGGTCCTGCCCTTTATCTGCAACCTGCTGCGCAGACACCCGGCCTGCCGGGTCCTCATGCATCGGCCCCGGGGCCCTG AGCTGGACGCCGACCCCTATGACCCCACAGAGGAGGACCCGGCCCAGAGCCGAGCCCTGGAGAGCTCCCTGTGGGAGCTGCAG GCCCTCCAGCAGCATTACCACCCCGAGGTGTCCAAGGCCGCCAGCGCCATCAACCAGGCACTGTCCGTGCCCGAGGTCAGCATCGCCCCGCTGCTGGAGGTCACCGCCTTTGAG ATCTTTGAGCGGGACCTGAAGAAGAAGGGGCCTGGGTCGGTGCCGCTGGAGTTCATCCCAGCACGGGGCCTGCTGGGCCGGCGGGAGGACCTCTGTGCCCAGCATTTCACGCTGAGCTGA